A genomic region of Janthinobacterium lividum contains the following coding sequences:
- the ftsH gene encoding ATP-dependent zinc metalloprotease FtsH has protein sequence MNNMFSKSAIWVVVLLLLFMLFKQFDSHGATGGSKAIAYSDLLDEVKAKRVKDVVIEGSSITAKLMDDTKVRTTATSLDKGLIGDLRDNGVHFDVRPPEEASFLQTIFVSWFPMLLLIGVWVFFMRQMQGGGKGGAFSFGKSKARMMDEASNTVTFADVAGCDEAKEEVNEVVDFLKDPSKFQKLGGRIPRGVLMVGPPGTGKTLLARAIAGEAKVPFFSISGSDFVEMFVGVGASRVRDMFENAKKHSPCIIFIDEIDAVGRHRGAGMGGGNDEREQTLNQLLVEMDGFEANSGVIVVAATNRADVLDKALLRPGRFDRQVSVGLPDIRGREQILNVHMRKVPIGTDVKADILARGTPGFSGADLANLVNEAALFAARRSKRLVEMADFEDAKDKIYMGPERKSMIIREEERRNTAYHESGHAVVAKLLPKADPVHKVTIMPRGWALGLTWQLPEHDNLSAYKDKMLEEISILFGGRIAEEIFVGQMSTGASNDFSRATKLARSMVTRFGMSDSMGVMVYEDSENEGFFGGATKTISEATQQKVDAEIRNILDKQYALARTLLESNRDKVEMMTKALLEWETIDAEQINDIMAGLEPRPPKVIPPRRNAGGDSGTGGISPNVTAPA, from the coding sequence GTGAATAACATGTTTTCCAAATCTGCCATCTGGGTAGTCGTATTGCTGCTGTTGTTCATGCTGTTCAAGCAATTCGACAGTCATGGCGCCACAGGCGGCAGCAAGGCCATCGCTTATTCCGATTTGCTGGATGAAGTCAAAGCCAAGCGCGTCAAGGATGTCGTGATCGAAGGTTCGTCGATCACCGCCAAGCTGATGGACGACACCAAGGTGCGTACCACCGCCACCAGCCTCGACAAGGGCCTGATCGGCGACCTGCGCGACAATGGCGTGCATTTCGATGTGCGTCCGCCCGAGGAAGCGTCTTTCCTGCAAACTATTTTTGTTTCCTGGTTCCCCATGCTGCTGTTGATCGGCGTCTGGGTCTTCTTCATGCGTCAGATGCAAGGCGGCGGCAAGGGCGGGGCATTCTCGTTCGGCAAGTCGAAGGCGCGCATGATGGATGAAGCCAGCAACACCGTCACCTTCGCCGATGTCGCCGGTTGCGATGAAGCGAAAGAAGAAGTCAACGAAGTGGTCGACTTCCTCAAGGATCCGAGCAAATTCCAGAAACTGGGCGGCCGCATTCCCCGCGGCGTGCTGATGGTCGGTCCTCCGGGCACGGGTAAAACCCTGCTGGCGCGCGCCATCGCCGGCGAAGCCAAGGTGCCGTTCTTCTCGATTTCCGGTTCCGACTTCGTGGAAATGTTCGTCGGCGTGGGCGCCAGCCGCGTACGCGACATGTTTGAAAACGCCAAGAAACACTCGCCGTGCATCATCTTCATCGACGAGATCGACGCTGTCGGCCGTCACCGCGGTGCCGGCATGGGCGGCGGCAATGACGAGCGCGAACAGACCTTGAACCAGTTGCTGGTCGAGATGGACGGTTTTGAAGCGAACTCCGGCGTGATCGTCGTGGCCGCCACCAACCGCGCCGACGTACTCGACAAAGCCTTGCTGCGTCCAGGCCGTTTCGACCGCCAGGTGTCCGTCGGCTTGCCCGATATCCGCGGCCGCGAGCAGATCTTGAACGTGCACATGCGCAAAGTACCTATCGGTACCGACGTGAAAGCCGATATCCTGGCCCGCGGCACCCCTGGTTTCTCGGGCGCGGACCTGGCCAACCTGGTCAACGAGGCAGCCCTGTTCGCCGCACGCCGCAGCAAGCGCCTGGTGGAAATGGCTGACTTCGAAGACGCGAAAGACAAGATCTACATGGGCCCTGAGCGCAAATCGATGATCATCCGCGAGGAAGAGCGTCGCAATACGGCTTACCATGAGTCCGGTCATGCCGTCGTTGCCAAGTTGCTGCCGAAGGCTGATCCCGTGCATAAAGTCACGATCATGCCGCGCGGCTGGGCCCTGGGCCTGACCTGGCAGCTGCCGGAACACGACAACTTGTCCGCCTACAAGGACAAGATGCTGGAAGAAATTTCCATCCTGTTCGGCGGCCGTATCGCCGAAGAGATTTTCGTGGGACAAATGTCCACCGGTGCGTCGAACGACTTCTCGCGTGCCACCAAGCTGGCCCGTTCCATGGTGACCCGCTTCGGCATGTCCGACAGCATGGGCGTGATGGTCTACGAAGACAGCGAAAACGAAGGTTTCTTTGGTGGCGCCACCAAGACGATCTCGGAAGCGACCCAGCAAAAGGTCGATGCTGAAATCCGCAACATTCTCGACAAGCAATATGCTTTGGCGCGCACCTTGCTGGAAAGCAACCGCGACAAGGTCGAAATGATGACCAAAGCCTTGCTGGAATGGGAAACCATTGATGCAGAGCAAATCAACGACATCATGGCCGGCCTGGAGCCGCGTCCACCGAAAGTCATCCCGCCACGCCGCAATGCGGGCGGTGACAGCGGCACGGGCGGCATCTCGCCAAACGTGACGGCACCAGCCTGA
- the folP gene encoding dihydropteroate synthase, whose amino-acid sequence MRHYLQFGRFGFNLQGTQALVMGILNITPDSFSDAGQYQHLEFAISRAEQMILDGVDIIDIGGESSRPGAPPLPLQDELQRVMPVLYALRDCGKPLSVDTYKPEVMREAILAGADMINDINGFRAAGAIDAVRDSDCALCIMHMQSVPQTMQDQPQYEDVVREVIDFLRERIDTMTAAGIDRERLCVDPGFGFGKTVEQNYTLLRATRQLRSELDLPVLAGLSRKSMIGAVTGRPVEQRLAGSVAGALAAVAQGAEIIRVHDVAETVDALKVWRMAH is encoded by the coding sequence ATGCGACACTATTTGCAATTCGGCCGTTTCGGCTTCAACCTGCAGGGCACGCAAGCGCTGGTGATGGGCATCCTGAACATCACGCCCGACTCGTTTTCCGATGCGGGCCAGTATCAACACCTGGAGTTTGCCATTTCGCGCGCCGAGCAGATGATACTCGACGGTGTCGACATCATCGACATCGGCGGCGAATCGAGCCGTCCCGGCGCGCCGCCGCTGCCGCTGCAGGATGAGTTGCAGCGCGTCATGCCGGTGCTGTACGCCTTGCGCGACTGCGGCAAGCCCCTGTCCGTCGACACGTACAAACCGGAAGTGATGCGCGAAGCCATCCTGGCGGGCGCCGACATGATCAACGACATCAACGGTTTCCGCGCGGCCGGCGCCATCGACGCCGTGCGGGACAGCGATTGCGCACTGTGCATCATGCACATGCAAAGCGTGCCGCAAACCATGCAGGACCAGCCTCAATACGAAGACGTGGTGCGCGAAGTCATCGACTTCCTGCGCGAACGCATCGACACGATGACGGCGGCCGGCATCGACCGCGAACGCCTGTGCGTCGATCCCGGCTTTGGCTTTGGCAAGACGGTGGAGCAGAACTATACCTTGCTGCGCGCCACGCGCCAGCTGCGCAGCGAACTGGACCTGCCCGTGCTGGCCGGCCTGTCGCGCAAGTCGATGATCGGCGCCGTCACGGGACGCCCCGTCGAGCAGCGTCTGGCCGGCAGTGTTGCCGGTGCGCTTGCTGCGGTAGCACAAGGTGCGGAAATTATCCGTGTGCATGATGTAGCTGAAACCGTCGATGCACTGAAGGTCTGGCGCATGGCGCACTGA
- a CDS encoding RlmE family RNA methyltransferase, protein MAKKKLNKNWLHDHINDPYVKLAQKEGYRARAAYKLKEIDEDEKLIKPGQVIVDLGCTPGSWAQYTRRKLAGKDGGGVNGTLIGLDMLEMEPIADFHFIQGDFREARVLRQLEVVLQGRKVDLVLSDMAPNLSGIATADAARMEHLIDLAIEFSQLHLKPSGVLLVKCFKDMGFSQIVEKFRAEFKVVVQKKPKASRDKSSEIFLMGRGIKNPLKNAVEEDDSALDI, encoded by the coding sequence ATGGCAAAGAAGAAATTAAACAAAAACTGGTTGCACGACCACATAAATGATCCTTATGTGAAGTTGGCGCAAAAAGAGGGCTACCGCGCCCGGGCAGCATACAAGCTCAAAGAAATCGATGAAGACGAGAAACTGATCAAACCTGGCCAGGTGATTGTCGACCTTGGTTGCACTCCCGGCAGCTGGGCCCAGTACACGCGGCGCAAGCTGGCCGGCAAGGACGGCGGCGGGGTCAATGGTACCCTGATTGGCCTGGACATGCTGGAAATGGAGCCGATCGCCGATTTCCACTTCATCCAGGGCGACTTCCGCGAAGCGCGCGTGCTGCGCCAGCTGGAAGTGGTGTTGCAGGGCCGCAAGGTCGACCTGGTCCTGTCGGACATGGCGCCCAACCTGTCGGGCATCGCCACGGCGGATGCCGCGCGCATGGAGCACTTGATCGACCTGGCCATCGAATTTTCGCAATTGCACCTGAAGCCGTCTGGCGTGCTGCTGGTGAAATGCTTTAAAGACATGGGTTTCAGCCAGATCGTGGAGAAATTCCGCGCTGAATTCAAGGTCGTGGTGCAGAAAAAGCCCAAGGCCAGCCGCGATAAATCGTCGGAAATCTTCCTGATGGGCCGTGGAATCAAGAATCCGCTGAAAAATGCCGTGGAAGAAGATGATTCCGCCCTTGATATTTAA
- the greA gene encoding transcription elongation factor GreA: MTSVPLTKYGAELLKEELHHLKTKERRIVIDAIAEARSHGDLSENAEYDAAKERQAFVEGRIAELEGKLGAAQIIDPTALDAEGRVVFASTVNLEDLESGQKVTYQIVGLDEADLKMNKVSVTSPIARALIGKYAGDVVEVQAPSGPREYEILEVLYI, encoded by the coding sequence ATGACCTCAGTCCCATTGACCAAATACGGCGCAGAACTCTTGAAGGAAGAGCTGCATCATTTGAAGACCAAGGAACGCCGCATCGTCATCGATGCGATCGCCGAAGCGCGTTCGCACGGAGATTTGTCGGAAAACGCCGAGTACGATGCCGCCAAGGAACGCCAGGCCTTCGTCGAAGGCCGCATCGCCGAACTCGAAGGCAAGCTGGGTGCAGCGCAAATCATCGACCCGACCGCGCTTGACGCGGAAGGCCGCGTGGTGTTTGCCTCGACCGTGAACCTGGAAGACCTGGAATCGGGCCAGAAAGTCACGTACCAGATCGTCGGCCTCGATGAAGCCGACCTGAAAATGAACAAGGTTTCCGTGACGTCCCCGATCGCCCGCGCGCTGATCGGCAAGTACGCCGGCGACGTGGTGGAAGTGCAGGCGCCGTCCGGCCCGCGCGAATACGAAATCCTGGAAGTACTGTACATCTGA
- a CDS encoding DUF4149 domain-containing protein: protein MLGRVRILVATLWAGSLWTIGFIVAPTLFGTLSDRVLAGNIAGSMFRAEAWLSIACALVLLALLQWAPGALELKRRRLLAALVLSMLVCALLSHFGISPLMAELKAQAQGSSGIMDEAMRSRFGMLHGVSTVIFAVQSLLAGVLIWKQQ, encoded by the coding sequence ATGCTGGGCCGCGTGCGCATCCTCGTTGCCACCCTGTGGGCCGGCAGCCTGTGGACCATCGGCTTCATCGTGGCGCCGACCCTGTTTGGCACCCTGAGCGATCGTGTACTGGCAGGCAATATTGCCGGCAGCATGTTCCGCGCCGAGGCCTGGCTGTCGATCGCCTGTGCGCTGGTACTGCTGGCCTTGCTGCAATGGGCTCCCGGCGCGCTGGAACTCAAGCGCCGGCGCCTCTTGGCAGCGCTGGTGCTGTCGATGCTGGTGTGCGCGCTGCTCAGCCATTTCGGCATCTCGCCCCTGATGGCCGAACTCAAGGCGCAAGCGCAGGGTTCCTCCGGCATCATGGACGAGGCCATGCGCAGCCGCTTCGGCATGCTGCATGGCGTGTCGACCGTGATCTTTGCCGTGCAGAGCTTGCTGGCGGGCGTGCTGATCTGGAAGCAGCAGTAA
- the carB gene encoding carbamoyl-phosphate synthase large subunit: MPKRLDIKSILIIGAGPIVIGQACEFDYSGAQACKALREEGYKVILVNSNPATIMTDPEMADVTYIEPITWSVVERIIAKERPDAILPTMGGQTALNCALDLFNNGVLAKYNVELIGASPEAIDKAEDRSKFKDAMTKIGLGSARSGVAHSMEESWAVQRTLGFPTIIRPSFTMGGSGGGIAYNEEEFETICKRGLEASPTKELLIEESLLGWKEYEMEVVRDKADNCIIICSIENLDPMGVHTGDSITVAPAQTLTDKEYQIMRNASLAVLREIGVDTGGSNVQFSINPVDGRMIVIEMNPRVSRSSALASKATGFPIAKIAAKLAVGFTLDELRNEITGGATPASFEPSIDYVVTKIPRFTFEKFPTADHHLTTQMKSVGEVMAIGRTFQESFQKALRGLEVGVDGMNEKTKDREKIEEELGEPGPERIWYVGDAFAQGFTLEEVHQLTKIDPWFLIQIKEIVDLELWLDTQKLENLDKNTLYKLKQKGFSDRRLGFLLQTTDTAVRQQRHALNIRPVYKRVDTCAAEFSTDTAYMYSTYDEECESNPTDKKKIMVLGGGPNRIGQGIEFDYCCVHAALAMREDGYETIMVNCNPETVSTDYDTSDRLYFESLTLEDVLEIVAIEKPVGVIVQYGGQTPLKLALDLEANGVPIIGTSPDMIDAAEDRERFQQMLHKLELRQPPNRTARTEADALALAQEIGYPLVVRPSYVLGGRAMEIVHEQRDLERYMREAVKVSHDSPVLLDRFLNDAIECDVDCISDGETTFIGGVMEHIEQAGVHSGDSACSLPPYSLAPETIEELKRQTALMAKGLNVVGLMNVQFAIQKQEIDGEMKDVVFVLEVNPRASRTVPFVSKATGLQLAKIAARCMVGQSLASQGITQEVVPPYFSVKEAVFPFVKFPGVDTILGPEMKSTGEVMGVGLTFGEAFVKSQLGAGVNLPKSGKVFISVKASDKPRAVQVARDLVESGFTVVATKGTAAVIAAAGIAVTPVNKVIEGRPHVVDMIKNHEIVLVINTVEEKRSAIVDSRAIRTSALASRVTTYTTIAGAEAAVEGIRHLDELRVYDLQGLHKTLN; the protein is encoded by the coding sequence ATGCCTAAACGTTTAGATATCAAAAGTATTCTGATTATTGGCGCTGGCCCGATCGTGATCGGCCAGGCCTGCGAATTCGATTATTCCGGCGCGCAAGCGTGCAAGGCCCTGCGCGAAGAGGGCTACAAAGTCATCCTGGTCAACAGCAATCCTGCGACCATCATGACGGATCCGGAAATGGCCGACGTGACCTATATCGAACCGATCACCTGGTCGGTCGTTGAACGCATCATCGCCAAGGAGCGTCCTGACGCGATCCTGCCGACGATGGGCGGCCAGACGGCGCTGAACTGCGCGCTGGACCTGTTCAACAATGGCGTGCTGGCAAAATACAACGTCGAACTGATCGGCGCATCGCCGGAAGCCATCGACAAGGCGGAAGACCGTTCCAAGTTCAAGGACGCAATGACCAAGATCGGCCTCGGTTCGGCCCGTTCCGGCGTGGCGCACTCGATGGAAGAATCGTGGGCCGTGCAGCGCACGCTGGGCTTCCCGACCATCATCCGTCCATCGTTCACCATGGGCGGTTCCGGCGGCGGCATCGCCTACAACGAAGAAGAATTCGAAACCATCTGCAAGCGCGGCCTGGAAGCATCGCCGACGAAAGAGCTGCTGATCGAAGAATCGTTGCTGGGCTGGAAAGAGTACGAGATGGAAGTGGTGCGCGACAAGGCGGACAACTGCATCATCATCTGCTCGATCGAAAACCTGGACCCCATGGGCGTGCACACGGGCGACTCCATCACGGTGGCGCCTGCGCAAACGCTGACGGACAAGGAATACCAGATCATGCGCAATGCCTCCCTGGCAGTGCTGCGCGAGATCGGCGTCGACACCGGCGGCTCGAACGTGCAATTCTCGATCAACCCCGTCGATGGCCGCATGATCGTCATCGAGATGAACCCGCGCGTATCGCGTTCGTCGGCCCTGGCATCGAAAGCGACGGGTTTCCCGATCGCCAAGATCGCCGCCAAGCTGGCCGTCGGTTTCACCCTGGACGAGCTGCGCAATGAAATCACGGGCGGCGCCACGCCGGCCTCGTTCGAACCGTCGATCGATTATGTCGTCACGAAGATCCCCCGTTTCACGTTCGAGAAATTCCCGACCGCCGACCACCACCTGACGACGCAGATGAAATCCGTCGGCGAAGTGATGGCGATTGGCCGTACCTTCCAGGAATCGTTCCAGAAAGCCTTGCGCGGCCTGGAAGTGGGCGTGGATGGCATGAACGAAAAGACCAAGGACCGCGAAAAGATCGAAGAAGAACTGGGCGAGCCTGGTCCTGAGCGCATCTGGTACGTGGGCGACGCGTTTGCCCAGGGTTTCACCCTGGAAGAAGTGCACCAACTCACCAAGATCGACCCGTGGTTCCTGATCCAGATCAAGGAAATCGTCGACCTGGAACTGTGGCTGGACACGCAGAAGCTGGAAAACCTGGACAAGAACACCCTGTACAAGTTGAAACAGAAGGGCTTCTCGGACCGCCGCCTGGGCTTCCTGCTGCAGACGACCGACACGGCCGTGCGCCAGCAGCGCCATGCGCTCAACATCCGTCCCGTCTACAAGCGCGTCGATACCTGCGCAGCGGAATTTTCGACCGACACGGCGTACATGTATTCCACGTACGACGAAGAGTGCGAATCGAACCCGACCGACAAGAAAAAGATCATGGTGCTGGGCGGTGGCCCGAACCGTATCGGCCAGGGTATCGAGTTTGACTATTGCTGCGTCCACGCTGCCCTCGCCATGCGCGAAGACGGCTACGAAACCATCATGGTCAATTGCAACCCAGAAACGGTTTCGACCGACTACGATACCTCGGACCGCCTGTACTTCGAATCCTTGACCTTGGAAGACGTGCTGGAAATCGTCGCCATCGAAAAACCGGTGGGCGTGATCGTGCAGTACGGCGGCCAGACGCCATTGAAACTGGCGCTGGACCTGGAAGCGAATGGCGTACCGATCATCGGCACCTCGCCCGACATGATCGATGCGGCCGAAGACCGCGAGCGTTTCCAGCAAATGCTGCACAAGCTGGAACTGCGCCAGCCGCCTAACCGCACCGCGCGCACGGAAGCCGACGCCCTGGCGCTGGCGCAGGAAATCGGCTACCCGCTGGTCGTGCGTCCTTCGTACGTGCTGGGTGGCCGCGCCATGGAAATCGTCCACGAGCAACGCGACCTCGAGCGCTACATGCGCGAAGCCGTGAAGGTTTCGCACGATTCGCCGGTGCTGCTGGACCGCTTCCTGAACGACGCCATCGAGTGCGACGTCGATTGCATCTCCGACGGCGAAACGACGTTTATCGGCGGCGTGATGGAACACATCGAACAGGCTGGCGTCCACTCGGGCGACTCGGCTTGCTCCTTGCCACCATACTCGCTGGCACCGGAAACCATTGAAGAACTGAAACGCCAGACGGCGCTGATGGCCAAGGGCTTGAACGTGGTTGGCCTGATGAACGTGCAGTTCGCGATCCAGAAGCAAGAGATCGATGGCGAAATGAAAGACGTCGTCTTCGTGCTGGAAGTCAATCCACGCGCTTCGCGCACCGTGCCTTTCGTCTCGAAAGCCACGGGTTTGCAACTGGCGAAGATTGCCGCGCGCTGCATGGTGGGCCAGTCGCTGGCATCGCAAGGCATCACGCAGGAAGTCGTGCCGCCGTACTTCAGCGTCAAGGAAGCCGTGTTCCCGTTCGTCAAGTTCCCTGGCGTGGACACCATCCTGGGCCCTGAAATGAAATCGACGGGCGAAGTCATGGGTGTGGGCCTGACGTTCGGCGAAGCGTTTGTGAAATCGCAACTGGGCGCCGGCGTGAACCTGCCAAAATCGGGCAAGGTCTTCATCAGCGTGAAAGCGTCGGACAAGCCGCGTGCCGTGCAAGTGGCGCGTGACCTGGTCGAGTCCGGCTTCACCGTGGTCGCCACCAAGGGTACCGCCGCCGTGATCGCTGCTGCCGGCATCGCCGTCACGCCAGTGAACAAGGTGATCGAAGGCCGTCCGCACGTGGTCGACATGATCAAGAACCATGAAATCGTGCTGGTGATCAACACCGTGGAAGAAAAGCGCAGCGCCATCGTCGATTCGCGGGCCATCCGCACCTCGGCCCTGGCATCGCGCGTGACGACCTACACCACCATCGCGGGCGCGGAAGCGGCCGTCGAAGGCATCCGCCACCTGGATGAGCTGCGTGTGTACGATTTGCAAGGTCTGCACAAGACCTTGAACTAA
- a CDS encoding YhbY family RNA-binding protein, with protein sequence MLKLTPVERSALRAEAHALKPIVIIGEAGLTPAVLKEIDLGLDSHGLIKVRVFGDDREARVGMYDTICGNLGAAPVQHIGKLLVIYRPKKEVVKEKVSAGKGMREVTIVKASASGTKRPSVTKVMIKGNERVTEGGSIKRAKPRQKSAKKSALGSK encoded by the coding sequence ATGCTAAAACTTACACCCGTAGAGCGCAGCGCACTGCGCGCCGAAGCACACGCGCTGAAGCCTATCGTCATTATTGGCGAAGCGGGCTTGACACCTGCTGTCCTCAAAGAGATCGACCTTGGCCTGGATTCGCACGGTCTGATTAAAGTCCGCGTGTTCGGCGACGACCGCGAAGCGCGCGTCGGAATGTACGATACGATTTGCGGCAATCTCGGCGCCGCCCCGGTACAACATATTGGCAAACTGCTGGTAATCTACCGTCCGAAAAAAGAAGTGGTTAAGGAGAAGGTCAGCGCCGGCAAAGGCATGCGCGAAGTGACCATCGTCAAGGCCAGCGCCAGCGGCACCAAGCGCCCGAGCGTGACGAAAGTCATGATCAAGGGCAATGAGCGCGTTACCGAAGGCGGTTCCATCAAGCGTGCCAAGCCACGTCAGAAAAGCGCCAAGAAAAGCGCACTGGGCAGCAAGTAA